The following proteins come from a genomic window of Yinghuangia sp. ASG 101:
- a CDS encoding resuscitation-promoting factor has protein sequence MSRSAERGRRRGKTPRRGFSPRTLVPQLLVVAVLVGGTTAFVHYDKTVTVVVDGEEQKVRTFASSVDEVLSRQQIDVGEHDTVAPAKNSELDDGDRVAVRYGRLLDLTLDGQPQQVWVTATSVGEAMDQLGVRTDGAYLSKDRAVPIGRAGLALDVRTERGITFMIDGGQVPLRTNVATVGEALTQAGVELGPQDRVSVPPETYPTDGMTVSIVRVTGTTVVKDERIPFETKREDDPEEFEGKEVVETKGVPGLRRVTWTYDTVDGVAQEPRKVSEEIVRKPVTQVIKVGTKEKPEPEEEKEDDTGGSGDGLNWEALAQCEAGGRPNAVDPSGTYHGLYQFDARTWQSMGGTGVASTASASEQTSRAKMLFAQRGASPWPICGSKLYS, from the coding sequence TTGAGTCGTTCCGCCGAGCGGGGCCGTCGGCGCGGGAAAACCCCGAGGCGCGGATTCTCGCCGCGCACGCTGGTACCCCAACTGCTGGTCGTCGCCGTGCTGGTGGGAGGGACGACCGCCTTCGTCCACTACGACAAGACGGTCACCGTCGTGGTCGACGGCGAGGAGCAGAAGGTCAGGACGTTCGCGTCGAGCGTCGACGAAGTCCTCTCCCGGCAGCAGATCGACGTCGGCGAGCACGACACCGTCGCCCCGGCCAAGAACTCCGAACTCGACGACGGGGACCGCGTCGCCGTCCGCTACGGCCGCCTCCTCGACCTCACCCTCGACGGGCAGCCGCAGCAGGTGTGGGTGACCGCGACCTCCGTCGGCGAGGCGATGGACCAGCTCGGCGTGCGCACCGACGGCGCGTACCTGTCGAAGGACCGCGCCGTGCCGATCGGCCGCGCGGGCCTCGCACTCGACGTCCGCACCGAGCGCGGCATCACCTTCATGATCGACGGCGGCCAGGTCCCGCTGCGCACCAACGTCGCGACCGTCGGCGAGGCACTGACGCAGGCCGGTGTCGAGCTGGGCCCGCAGGACCGCGTCAGCGTCCCCCCGGAGACGTACCCGACCGACGGCATGACGGTGTCGATCGTGCGCGTGACCGGCACGACCGTGGTCAAGGACGAGCGGATCCCGTTCGAGACCAAGCGCGAGGACGACCCCGAGGAGTTCGAGGGCAAAGAGGTCGTCGAGACCAAGGGCGTCCCCGGGCTGCGGCGCGTGACCTGGACGTACGACACCGTCGACGGCGTCGCGCAGGAGCCGCGCAAGGTCTCGGAGGAGATCGTCCGCAAGCCGGTCACCCAGGTGATCAAGGTCGGGACCAAGGAGAAGCCGGAACCCGAGGAGGAGAAAGAGGACGACACCGGCGGCAGCGGCGACGGCCTCAACTGGGAGGCGCTCGCGCAGTGCGAGGCGGGCGGGCGGCCCAACGCCGTCGACCCGTCGGGGACGTACCACGGCCTCTACCAGTTCGACGCGCGCACCTGGCAGTCGATGGGCGGCACCGGCGTCGCGAGCACGGCCTCCGCGTCCGAGCAGACCTCCCGCGCCAAGATGCTGTTCGCGCAAAGGGGAGCGAGTCCGTGGCCGATCTGCGGAAGTAAGCTGTACTCGTGA
- a CDS encoding TatD family hydrolase: MAKRSRRDGGPKDTTPPPAPPSLRVPVWDAHTHLDLQDGDVASALAAAASVGVSTLVQVGIDVPSSHWAAQAALDDPRVHATAALHPNEAPRLVHGDPDGWSGQRREPGGTAALDAALAEIDALAGLPQVRGVGETGLDYFRTGPEGADAQQESFRRHIAIAKRHGKPLVIHDRDAHDDVLRILAEEGAPDTVVFHCFSGDAEMAKTCADLGYVMSFAGNVTYPSAGRLRDAVAVAPPELLLVETDAPFLTPVPHRGRPNAPYLVPLTVRAMAQVKGLDEDELCAALAANAERVFGPPELP, translated from the coding sequence ATGGCCAAGCGCAGCCGCCGTGACGGCGGGCCCAAGGACACCACCCCGCCGCCCGCCCCGCCGTCGCTGCGCGTACCGGTCTGGGACGCGCACACGCACCTCGACCTGCAGGACGGCGACGTCGCCTCGGCGCTCGCCGCAGCCGCCTCCGTGGGCGTCTCGACGCTCGTCCAGGTCGGTATCGACGTCCCGTCCTCCCACTGGGCCGCGCAGGCCGCCCTGGACGACCCGCGCGTCCACGCCACCGCCGCGCTGCACCCCAACGAAGCACCCCGCCTCGTGCACGGCGACCCCGACGGCTGGTCCGGGCAGCGCCGCGAGCCGGGCGGGACGGCCGCACTCGACGCCGCGCTCGCCGAGATCGACGCACTCGCGGGACTGCCGCAGGTGCGCGGCGTCGGGGAGACCGGCCTCGACTACTTCCGCACCGGCCCCGAGGGCGCCGACGCGCAACAGGAGTCGTTCCGGCGGCACATCGCGATCGCCAAGCGGCACGGCAAGCCGCTCGTGATCCACGACCGCGACGCCCACGACGACGTGTTGCGCATCCTGGCCGAGGAAGGCGCTCCGGACACCGTGGTGTTCCACTGCTTCTCGGGCGACGCGGAGATGGCGAAAACCTGCGCCGACCTCGGCTACGTCATGTCGTTTGCCGGCAACGTGACGTATCCCAGCGCCGGGCGGCTGCGCGACGCGGTCGCGGTGGCGCCGCCGGAACTGCTGCTCGTCGAGACCGACGCGCCGTTCCTCACCCCGGTTCCGCACCGCGGGCGTCCCAACGCGCCGTATCTCGTGCCGCTGACGGTCCGTGCGATGGCGCAGGTCAAGGGCCTCGACGAGGACGAACTGTGCGCGGCGCTCGCGGCCAACGCCGAACGCGTATTCGGTCCACCCGAGTTGCCCTGA
- the rsmA gene encoding 16S rRNA (adenine(1518)-N(6)/adenine(1519)-N(6))-dimethyltransferase RsmA — translation MSDRPPGSGLLGPADIRELAGALGVRPTKQFGQNFVIDANTVRRIVRTAEVRPDDTVVEIGPGLGSLTLALLETAARVVAVEIDPVLARHLPATVAARLPDRADRFELVHADAMTVTGLPGPPPTALVANLPYNVSVPVLLHMLQTFPSIERTLVMVQSEVADRLAARPGGKVYGVPSVKAAWYADVRRAGAIGRNVFWPAPNVDSGLVSLVRREPPATTATREEVFAVVDAAFAQRRKTLRAALAAWAGSPAAAEDALAAAGVDPKARGEALDIERFARIAECRPPA, via the coding sequence GTGAGTGATCGTCCCCCGGGATCCGGTCTCCTCGGTCCCGCGGACATCCGCGAACTGGCCGGAGCGCTCGGCGTCCGTCCCACCAAGCAGTTCGGGCAGAACTTCGTCATCGACGCCAACACCGTGCGGCGCATCGTGCGCACCGCCGAGGTGCGCCCCGACGACACCGTGGTCGAGATCGGCCCCGGGCTCGGCTCGCTGACCCTCGCGCTCCTGGAGACCGCCGCGCGCGTCGTCGCCGTCGAGATCGACCCGGTGCTCGCACGGCACCTGCCGGCCACGGTCGCCGCGCGCCTGCCCGACCGCGCGGACCGGTTCGAGCTGGTGCACGCCGACGCGATGACGGTGACCGGGCTCCCGGGGCCGCCGCCGACCGCACTCGTCGCGAACCTTCCGTACAACGTCTCCGTCCCGGTGCTGCTGCACATGCTGCAGACCTTCCCGAGCATCGAACGCACGCTGGTGATGGTGCAGTCCGAGGTCGCGGACCGCCTCGCGGCGCGGCCCGGCGGCAAGGTCTACGGGGTGCCGTCGGTCAAGGCGGCCTGGTACGCGGACGTGCGCCGCGCGGGCGCGATCGGGCGCAACGTGTTCTGGCCGGCCCCCAACGTCGACTCGGGCCTGGTGTCCCTCGTCCGCCGCGAACCACCCGCGACCACCGCGACGCGCGAGGAGGTCTTCGCGGTCGTGGACGCGGCGTTCGCGCAGCGCCGCAAGACACTGCGCGCGGCCCTCGCCGCGTGGGCCGGGTCGCCGGCCGCCGCCGAGGACGCGTTGGCCGCGGCCGGCGTCGACCCGAAAGCACGCGGCGAAGCGCTCGACATCGAGCGGTTCGCCCGGATCGCGGAATGCCGACCCCCGGCGTGA